Proteins from a genomic interval of Diospyros lotus cultivar Yz01 chromosome 6, ASM1463336v1, whole genome shotgun sequence:
- the LOC127803995 gene encoding serine/threonine-protein kinase/endoribonuclease IRE1a isoform X2 encodes MWILVFATSWYYYIYSCLSLIIIYHRLLNYCIFMLSQKLKETVEEFVSNTPLIAEDGGVVLGSKKTTVFLVDAKSGRLIYSYSLSDSSSTSQSNDEKSVLNSTSDKLGNSGPLNLKPDELPIYITRTDYALKSFVLNSDKVLWNMTVAEIGAAFLCQDSEDSFNGALSNSGYESPVEPGVRFSMPLPCQSKAVVYRFRRHNMLGPSDKPNVLPESDHQDMMVPLSDSNYMLRWQPEFDIFTEPQHKDGIPSLSAPDLFLSSQPGANLFMDSHHTNGNDLAPSLPQKNENSMISGMKFMKIDHNNKLNVLLERPIVWPIIYIVTFLVGLFTCGSCALLARKDTELAKKLTDLNASTVPPKKKKARKSGKNSDFFEKTDKSSSLGDGYDDRPLLKLNQSLGDSTDGRRIGKLFVSNREIAKGSNGTIVLEGIYEGRLVAVKRLVKAHHDIAFKEIQNLIASDRHPNIVRWYGVESDQDFVYLSLERCTCSLSDLIQMCSDTSEKPTYTEDQPMEAMIKNKVCLDSMKGSLQDIKLWKDNGFPSPLLLKLMRDVVSGLVHLHELGIIHRDLKPHNVLIIKERSLCAKLSDMGISKRLVGDMSSLGHHATGYGSSGWQAPEQLLHGRQTRAVDMFSLGCVLFYCITGGRHPFGDRLERDINIVNNKADLFLVEYIPEATDLFSRLLDPNAELRPKALDVLHHPLFWNSEMRLSFFRDTSDRVELEDRETGSVILKGLESIAPVALGSKWDEKMEPAFLYNIGRYRRYKFDSVRDLLRVMRNKLNHYRELPVEIQDILGPVPEGFDGYFASRFPKLLIEVYKVMYQHCREEECYSKYFQSSIA; translated from the exons ATGTGGATATTGGTTTTTGCCACCAGTTGGTATTATTATATCTACAGTTGCctttctctcataattatttaCCATCGGCTCTTAAATTATTGCATATTCATGCTGTCTCAGAAACTCAAAGAGACTGTTGAAGAGTTTGTTAGTAATACTCCACTGATAGCAGAAGATGGAGGAGTTGTACTTGGTTCAAAGAAAACTACTGTTTTTCTGGTTGATGCCAAGAGTGGAAGGCTAATCTACAGTTACAGTTTGTCTGATTCCTCATCCACATCGCAGAGTAATGATGAAAAGAGTGTTCTAAACAGTACATCTGACAAACTGGGAAATTCTGGTCCATTGAACCTTAAGCCTGATGAGCTTCCAATTTACATCACTAGAACTGATTATGCACTGAAGTCTTTCGTCCTAAATTCAGATAAAGTTCTATGGAACATGACAGTTGCTGAAATTGGAGCTGCTTTCCTTTGTCAAGACAGTGAGGATTCATTTAACGGGGCTCTTTCAAATTCAGGATATGAATCTCCTGTTGAACCTGGTGTTCGCTTCAGTATGCCCTTGCCATGTCAATCAAAAGCTGTTGTCTACCGATTTCGTCGTCATAATATGCTAGGACCCTCTGACAAACCTAATGTGCTACCAGAATCTGATCATCAAGATATGATGGTCCCATTGTCTGATTCAAATTATATGCTTCGTTGGCAACCTGAATTTGATATATTCACAGAACCTCAACATAAAGATGGGATACCCTCACTCTCAGCACcagatctttttctttcttcacaacCTGGTGCCAATCTATTTATGGACTCTCATCACACTAATGGCAATGACCTAGCACCATCATTgccacaaaaaaatgaaaattccaTGATCTCTGGCatgaaatttatgaaaatagatCATAATAACAAGCTAAATGTGCTTTTGGAAAGGCCTATAGTGTGGCctataatttatattgttaCTTTTCTTGTGGGGTTGTTCACCTGCGGTTCTTGTGCTTTATTGGCTAGAAAGGACACTGAGTTGGCTAAGAAGTTGACTGATTTAAATGCAAGCACTGTGCCTCCTAAAAAGAAGAAAGCTCGAAAGTCAGGAAAGAACAGTGATTTTTTTGAGAAGACTGATAAAAGCTCCTCCCTTGGTGATGGATATGATGACAGACCATTGTTGAAACTCAATCAGTCACTGGGTGACAGCACAGATGGGCGCAGAATTGGTAAATTATTTGTCTCCAATAGAGAAATTGCTAAGGGAAGCAATGGTACCATTGTACTAGAGGGAATCTATGAAGGGCGTCTTGTTGCTGTCAAACGTCTTGTCAAGGCCCATCATGACATTGCTTTTAAAGAAATCCAGAATCTTATTGCATCTGACAGACATCCAAATATTGTTAGATGGTATGGTGTGGAGTCTGATCAAGATTTTGTGTATCTTTCTCTAGAGCGTTGCACTTGCAGCTTAAGTGATCTAATTCAGATGTGCTCTGATACCTCTGAAAAGCCAACATATACTGAGGACCAACCAATGGAAGCTATGATAAAGAATAAGGTCTGCTTGGATTCAATGAAGGGTTCTTTGCAGGATATTAAGTTGTGGAAAGATAATGGCTTCCCTTCACCTTTATTATTGAAATTGATGAG GGATGTGGTTTCTGGGCTTGTGCATTTGCATGAATTGGGAATAATTCATCGAGACTTGAAGCCTCACAATGTGTTGATAATTAAAGAAAGATCTTTGTGTGCTAAGCTTTCTGATATGGGTATCAGCAAGCGTCTTGTTGGAGATATGTCTTCCTTGGGCCATCATGCTACTG GTTATGGCAGTTCGGGATGGCAAGCTCCTGAACAGCTTCTCCATGGACGCCAAACACGTGCAGTAGATATGTTTAGCTTGGGTTGTGTTCTCTTTTATTGCATTACAGGGGGTAGACATCCATTTGGTGACCGTCTTGAACGTGACATCAATATTGTGAACAACAAAGCTGACCTATTCTTAGTGGAGTATATTCCAGAAGCTACAGATTTGTTCTCTCGTTTATTGGATCCTAATGCTGAATTAAG GCCCAAGGCACTGGACGTGTTGCATCATCCTTTGTTTTGGAATTCTGAGATGAGATTATCATTCTTCCGTGACACAAGTGACAGAGTGGAGTTGGAAGATAGGGAAACCGGCTCTGTTATTTTAAAAGGATTAGAAAGTATAGCTCCAGTAGCGTTAGGCTCAAAATGGGACGAAAAGATGGAACCTGCATTTCTTTATAACATTGGACGGTACAGGCGTTATAAGTTTGACAGTGTTCGTGACTTACTGCGAGTCATGCGAAACAAGTTGAATCATTATAGAGAGCTTCCTGTTGAAATTCAG GATATCCTAGGACCAGTACCCGAAGGATTCGATGGCTATTTTGCTAGTCGGTTCCCCAAATTACTGATAGAAGTATACAAAGTCATGTACCAGCACTGCAGGGAAGAAGAATGCTACAGCAAGTACTTCCAAAGCAGTATAGCTTGA
- the LOC127803995 gene encoding serine/threonine-protein kinase/endoribonuclease IRE1a isoform X1: MRLKLAPFVLLFLFVAAISGSAIDILSSEASAVPSGSVIGTVLSAHSRSPARRSLLSVEHDTALVAALDGKVQLVDTKSGQVLWSFTSGSSIYSSYQSPVEHDNDEENASRLSSFYIDCGDDWALYMHDAFGKRKLKETVEEFVSNTPLIAEDGGVVLGSKKTTVFLVDAKSGRLIYSYSLSDSSSTSQSNDEKSVLNSTSDKLGNSGPLNLKPDELPIYITRTDYALKSFVLNSDKVLWNMTVAEIGAAFLCQDSEDSFNGALSNSGYESPVEPGVRFSMPLPCQSKAVVYRFRRHNMLGPSDKPNVLPESDHQDMMVPLSDSNYMLRWQPEFDIFTEPQHKDGIPSLSAPDLFLSSQPGANLFMDSHHTNGNDLAPSLPQKNENSMISGMKFMKIDHNNKLNVLLERPIVWPIIYIVTFLVGLFTCGSCALLARKDTELAKKLTDLNASTVPPKKKKARKSGKNSDFFEKTDKSSSLGDGYDDRPLLKLNQSLGDSTDGRRIGKLFVSNREIAKGSNGTIVLEGIYEGRLVAVKRLVKAHHDIAFKEIQNLIASDRHPNIVRWYGVESDQDFVYLSLERCTCSLSDLIQMCSDTSEKPTYTEDQPMEAMIKNKVCLDSMKGSLQDIKLWKDNGFPSPLLLKLMRDVVSGLVHLHELGIIHRDLKPHNVLIIKERSLCAKLSDMGISKRLVGDMSSLGHHATGYGSSGWQAPEQLLHGRQTRAVDMFSLGCVLFYCITGGRHPFGDRLERDINIVNNKADLFLVEYIPEATDLFSRLLDPNAELRPKALDVLHHPLFWNSEMRLSFFRDTSDRVELEDRETGSVILKGLESIAPVALGSKWDEKMEPAFLYNIGRYRRYKFDSVRDLLRVMRNKLNHYRELPVEIQDILGPVPEGFDGYFASRFPKLLIEVYKVMYQHCREEECYSKYFQSSIA; this comes from the exons TGAACATGATACTGCACTGGTTGCTGCCCTGGATGGTAAAGTCCAGTTAGTTGATACTAAATCTGGCCAAGTATTATGGTCATTTACATCAGGATCATCAATTTACTCTTCATATCAGTCTCCTGTTGAGCATGATAATGATGAGGAGAATGCTTCTCGACTGAGCAGTTTCTATATAGATTGTGGCGATGACTGGGCACTGTATATGCATGATGCCTTTGGTAAGAGG AAACTCAAAGAGACTGTTGAAGAGTTTGTTAGTAATACTCCACTGATAGCAGAAGATGGAGGAGTTGTACTTGGTTCAAAGAAAACTACTGTTTTTCTGGTTGATGCCAAGAGTGGAAGGCTAATCTACAGTTACAGTTTGTCTGATTCCTCATCCACATCGCAGAGTAATGATGAAAAGAGTGTTCTAAACAGTACATCTGACAAACTGGGAAATTCTGGTCCATTGAACCTTAAGCCTGATGAGCTTCCAATTTACATCACTAGAACTGATTATGCACTGAAGTCTTTCGTCCTAAATTCAGATAAAGTTCTATGGAACATGACAGTTGCTGAAATTGGAGCTGCTTTCCTTTGTCAAGACAGTGAGGATTCATTTAACGGGGCTCTTTCAAATTCAGGATATGAATCTCCTGTTGAACCTGGTGTTCGCTTCAGTATGCCCTTGCCATGTCAATCAAAAGCTGTTGTCTACCGATTTCGTCGTCATAATATGCTAGGACCCTCTGACAAACCTAATGTGCTACCAGAATCTGATCATCAAGATATGATGGTCCCATTGTCTGATTCAAATTATATGCTTCGTTGGCAACCTGAATTTGATATATTCACAGAACCTCAACATAAAGATGGGATACCCTCACTCTCAGCACcagatctttttctttcttcacaacCTGGTGCCAATCTATTTATGGACTCTCATCACACTAATGGCAATGACCTAGCACCATCATTgccacaaaaaaatgaaaattccaTGATCTCTGGCatgaaatttatgaaaatagatCATAATAACAAGCTAAATGTGCTTTTGGAAAGGCCTATAGTGTGGCctataatttatattgttaCTTTTCTTGTGGGGTTGTTCACCTGCGGTTCTTGTGCTTTATTGGCTAGAAAGGACACTGAGTTGGCTAAGAAGTTGACTGATTTAAATGCAAGCACTGTGCCTCCTAAAAAGAAGAAAGCTCGAAAGTCAGGAAAGAACAGTGATTTTTTTGAGAAGACTGATAAAAGCTCCTCCCTTGGTGATGGATATGATGACAGACCATTGTTGAAACTCAATCAGTCACTGGGTGACAGCACAGATGGGCGCAGAATTGGTAAATTATTTGTCTCCAATAGAGAAATTGCTAAGGGAAGCAATGGTACCATTGTACTAGAGGGAATCTATGAAGGGCGTCTTGTTGCTGTCAAACGTCTTGTCAAGGCCCATCATGACATTGCTTTTAAAGAAATCCAGAATCTTATTGCATCTGACAGACATCCAAATATTGTTAGATGGTATGGTGTGGAGTCTGATCAAGATTTTGTGTATCTTTCTCTAGAGCGTTGCACTTGCAGCTTAAGTGATCTAATTCAGATGTGCTCTGATACCTCTGAAAAGCCAACATATACTGAGGACCAACCAATGGAAGCTATGATAAAGAATAAGGTCTGCTTGGATTCAATGAAGGGTTCTTTGCAGGATATTAAGTTGTGGAAAGATAATGGCTTCCCTTCACCTTTATTATTGAAATTGATGAG GGATGTGGTTTCTGGGCTTGTGCATTTGCATGAATTGGGAATAATTCATCGAGACTTGAAGCCTCACAATGTGTTGATAATTAAAGAAAGATCTTTGTGTGCTAAGCTTTCTGATATGGGTATCAGCAAGCGTCTTGTTGGAGATATGTCTTCCTTGGGCCATCATGCTACTG GTTATGGCAGTTCGGGATGGCAAGCTCCTGAACAGCTTCTCCATGGACGCCAAACACGTGCAGTAGATATGTTTAGCTTGGGTTGTGTTCTCTTTTATTGCATTACAGGGGGTAGACATCCATTTGGTGACCGTCTTGAACGTGACATCAATATTGTGAACAACAAAGCTGACCTATTCTTAGTGGAGTATATTCCAGAAGCTACAGATTTGTTCTCTCGTTTATTGGATCCTAATGCTGAATTAAG GCCCAAGGCACTGGACGTGTTGCATCATCCTTTGTTTTGGAATTCTGAGATGAGATTATCATTCTTCCGTGACACAAGTGACAGAGTGGAGTTGGAAGATAGGGAAACCGGCTCTGTTATTTTAAAAGGATTAGAAAGTATAGCTCCAGTAGCGTTAGGCTCAAAATGGGACGAAAAGATGGAACCTGCATTTCTTTATAACATTGGACGGTACAGGCGTTATAAGTTTGACAGTGTTCGTGACTTACTGCGAGTCATGCGAAACAAGTTGAATCATTATAGAGAGCTTCCTGTTGAAATTCAG GATATCCTAGGACCAGTACCCGAAGGATTCGATGGCTATTTTGCTAGTCGGTTCCCCAAATTACTGATAGAAGTATACAAAGTCATGTACCAGCACTGCAGGGAAGAAGAATGCTACAGCAAGTACTTCCAAAGCAGTATAGCTTGA
- the LOC127803995 gene encoding serine/threonine-protein kinase/endoribonuclease IRE1a isoform X3: MSILSFWCLCWKLKETVEEFVSNTPLIAEDGGVVLGSKKTTVFLVDAKSGRLIYSYSLSDSSSTSQSNDEKSVLNSTSDKLGNSGPLNLKPDELPIYITRTDYALKSFVLNSDKVLWNMTVAEIGAAFLCQDSEDSFNGALSNSGYESPVEPGVRFSMPLPCQSKAVVYRFRRHNMLGPSDKPNVLPESDHQDMMVPLSDSNYMLRWQPEFDIFTEPQHKDGIPSLSAPDLFLSSQPGANLFMDSHHTNGNDLAPSLPQKNENSMISGMKFMKIDHNNKLNVLLERPIVWPIIYIVTFLVGLFTCGSCALLARKDTELAKKLTDLNASTVPPKKKKARKSGKNSDFFEKTDKSSSLGDGYDDRPLLKLNQSLGDSTDGRRIGKLFVSNREIAKGSNGTIVLEGIYEGRLVAVKRLVKAHHDIAFKEIQNLIASDRHPNIVRWYGVESDQDFVYLSLERCTCSLSDLIQMCSDTSEKPTYTEDQPMEAMIKNKVCLDSMKGSLQDIKLWKDNGFPSPLLLKLMRDVVSGLVHLHELGIIHRDLKPHNVLIIKERSLCAKLSDMGISKRLVGDMSSLGHHATGYGSSGWQAPEQLLHGRQTRAVDMFSLGCVLFYCITGGRHPFGDRLERDINIVNNKADLFLVEYIPEATDLFSRLLDPNAELRPKALDVLHHPLFWNSEMRLSFFRDTSDRVELEDRETGSVILKGLESIAPVALGSKWDEKMEPAFLYNIGRYRRYKFDSVRDLLRVMRNKLNHYRELPVEIQDILGPVPEGFDGYFASRFPKLLIEVYKVMYQHCREEECYSKYFQSSIA, encoded by the exons ATGTCAATCCTTAGTTTTTGGTGTCTTTGTTGG AAACTCAAAGAGACTGTTGAAGAGTTTGTTAGTAATACTCCACTGATAGCAGAAGATGGAGGAGTTGTACTTGGTTCAAAGAAAACTACTGTTTTTCTGGTTGATGCCAAGAGTGGAAGGCTAATCTACAGTTACAGTTTGTCTGATTCCTCATCCACATCGCAGAGTAATGATGAAAAGAGTGTTCTAAACAGTACATCTGACAAACTGGGAAATTCTGGTCCATTGAACCTTAAGCCTGATGAGCTTCCAATTTACATCACTAGAACTGATTATGCACTGAAGTCTTTCGTCCTAAATTCAGATAAAGTTCTATGGAACATGACAGTTGCTGAAATTGGAGCTGCTTTCCTTTGTCAAGACAGTGAGGATTCATTTAACGGGGCTCTTTCAAATTCAGGATATGAATCTCCTGTTGAACCTGGTGTTCGCTTCAGTATGCCCTTGCCATGTCAATCAAAAGCTGTTGTCTACCGATTTCGTCGTCATAATATGCTAGGACCCTCTGACAAACCTAATGTGCTACCAGAATCTGATCATCAAGATATGATGGTCCCATTGTCTGATTCAAATTATATGCTTCGTTGGCAACCTGAATTTGATATATTCACAGAACCTCAACATAAAGATGGGATACCCTCACTCTCAGCACcagatctttttctttcttcacaacCTGGTGCCAATCTATTTATGGACTCTCATCACACTAATGGCAATGACCTAGCACCATCATTgccacaaaaaaatgaaaattccaTGATCTCTGGCatgaaatttatgaaaatagatCATAATAACAAGCTAAATGTGCTTTTGGAAAGGCCTATAGTGTGGCctataatttatattgttaCTTTTCTTGTGGGGTTGTTCACCTGCGGTTCTTGTGCTTTATTGGCTAGAAAGGACACTGAGTTGGCTAAGAAGTTGACTGATTTAAATGCAAGCACTGTGCCTCCTAAAAAGAAGAAAGCTCGAAAGTCAGGAAAGAACAGTGATTTTTTTGAGAAGACTGATAAAAGCTCCTCCCTTGGTGATGGATATGATGACAGACCATTGTTGAAACTCAATCAGTCACTGGGTGACAGCACAGATGGGCGCAGAATTGGTAAATTATTTGTCTCCAATAGAGAAATTGCTAAGGGAAGCAATGGTACCATTGTACTAGAGGGAATCTATGAAGGGCGTCTTGTTGCTGTCAAACGTCTTGTCAAGGCCCATCATGACATTGCTTTTAAAGAAATCCAGAATCTTATTGCATCTGACAGACATCCAAATATTGTTAGATGGTATGGTGTGGAGTCTGATCAAGATTTTGTGTATCTTTCTCTAGAGCGTTGCACTTGCAGCTTAAGTGATCTAATTCAGATGTGCTCTGATACCTCTGAAAAGCCAACATATACTGAGGACCAACCAATGGAAGCTATGATAAAGAATAAGGTCTGCTTGGATTCAATGAAGGGTTCTTTGCAGGATATTAAGTTGTGGAAAGATAATGGCTTCCCTTCACCTTTATTATTGAAATTGATGAG GGATGTGGTTTCTGGGCTTGTGCATTTGCATGAATTGGGAATAATTCATCGAGACTTGAAGCCTCACAATGTGTTGATAATTAAAGAAAGATCTTTGTGTGCTAAGCTTTCTGATATGGGTATCAGCAAGCGTCTTGTTGGAGATATGTCTTCCTTGGGCCATCATGCTACTG GTTATGGCAGTTCGGGATGGCAAGCTCCTGAACAGCTTCTCCATGGACGCCAAACACGTGCAGTAGATATGTTTAGCTTGGGTTGTGTTCTCTTTTATTGCATTACAGGGGGTAGACATCCATTTGGTGACCGTCTTGAACGTGACATCAATATTGTGAACAACAAAGCTGACCTATTCTTAGTGGAGTATATTCCAGAAGCTACAGATTTGTTCTCTCGTTTATTGGATCCTAATGCTGAATTAAG GCCCAAGGCACTGGACGTGTTGCATCATCCTTTGTTTTGGAATTCTGAGATGAGATTATCATTCTTCCGTGACACAAGTGACAGAGTGGAGTTGGAAGATAGGGAAACCGGCTCTGTTATTTTAAAAGGATTAGAAAGTATAGCTCCAGTAGCGTTAGGCTCAAAATGGGACGAAAAGATGGAACCTGCATTTCTTTATAACATTGGACGGTACAGGCGTTATAAGTTTGACAGTGTTCGTGACTTACTGCGAGTCATGCGAAACAAGTTGAATCATTATAGAGAGCTTCCTGTTGAAATTCAG GATATCCTAGGACCAGTACCCGAAGGATTCGATGGCTATTTTGCTAGTCGGTTCCCCAAATTACTGATAGAAGTATACAAAGTCATGTACCAGCACTGCAGGGAAGAAGAATGCTACAGCAAGTACTTCCAAAGCAGTATAGCTTGA